One window of the Thermoplasmatales archaeon genome contains the following:
- a CDS encoding orotidine 5'-phosphate decarboxylase encodes MFEKRHGVIIACDVEELKKLKEVVEKTQGIEGIVGYKIGANLALKYGLKNIMEEIDFQLPVIYDHQKAGTDIPQIADKFAKACKEAGVKGVIIFPQAGPKSEEAFIDAIFRNEMVPMVGGEMTHEKYLYENGGFIVDSAPSKIYEIAVRKKVEYFILPGNKEEAIKKYHMIIANMMNEPKYCMPGIGRQGGEIKKAFRLLLGYPSYAIVGSSIYDSDDIEKSAKLFAKEVIEFE; translated from the coding sequence ATGTTCGAAAAAAGGCATGGCGTGATAATTGCATGTGATGTCGAGGAGCTAAAAAAATTGAAAGAAGTCGTTGAAAAAACCCAGGGCATAGAGGGAATTGTTGGTTATAAAATAGGGGCAAATCTTGCCCTGAAATACGGGCTAAAAAATATAATGGAAGAAATAGATTTCCAGCTACCAGTTATTTATGATCATCAAAAGGCTGGCACAGATATTCCCCAGATAGCGGATAAATTCGCCAAAGCTTGCAAGGAGGCGGGCGTGAAGGGCGTGATCATATTCCCGCAGGCGGGCCCAAAAAGCGAGGAGGCTTTTATAGATGCAATATTCAGGAATGAAATGGTGCCAATGGTTGGAGGGGAGATGACCCATGAAAAATATTTGTATGAAAATGGCGGGTTTATAGTGGATAGCGCTCCTTCAAAAATATATGAAATTGCGGTGAGGAAGAAAGTAGAGTACTTTATCCTTCCAGGAAATAAGGAGGAGGCGATAAAAAAATACCATATGATCATAGCAAATATGATGAACGAGCCAAAATACTGCATGCCCGGCATAGGGAGGCAAGGAGGGGAGATAAAAAAAGCATTTCGCCTGCTTCTTGGCTATCCTTCATATGCAATTGTTGGTTCTTCAATATATGATAGCGATGATATAGAAAAATCCGCAAAATTATTTGCCAAGGAGGTGATAGAATTTGAATGA
- a CDS encoding ThiF family adenylyltransferase, whose protein sequence is MEIKVGNIDEDKYSRLKLYEWFDIEKVRIVKVLVVGAGALGNEVCKNLVLSGYKNIDIVDADKIVISNLSRCIFFNEKDRGKFKAEILAKRLNRIEKDAKIRYFNKKIEEMQEKFIPSHDLVIGCVDNIEARLHINSFCYLYEIPYIDGAIDGQIGKVQVVFPPHTSCFECYINSTHEEILKKRFSCTGNGIKYFEPKIASDINTASIIASFQVQEALKITHSMENYIRNIFYYDGSRNFFDIFELPISKKCNCHKKFIY, encoded by the coding sequence ATGGAAATAAAAGTAGGGAACATTGATGAAGATAAATATAGCAGGCTTAAATTGTATGAATGGTTTGATATAGAAAAAGTAAGGATTGTAAAAGTTCTTGTTGTTGGAGCGGGGGCTCTGGGCAATGAAGTTTGCAAAAATTTAGTATTGTCAGGATATAAAAATATAGATATTGTAGATGCGGATAAAATAGTTATTTCAAATTTGAGCAGATGTATTTTTTTCAATGAAAAAGATAGGGGGAAATTTAAAGCGGAAATTCTCGCAAAAAGATTAAATAGAATAGAGAAAGATGCTAAAATAAGATATTTTAATAAGAAAATAGAAGAAATGCAGGAGAAATTTATTCCATCTCACGATTTGGTTATTGGATGCGTTGATAACATTGAAGCTCGCCTCCACATCAATTCATTTTGCTATCTTTATGAAATTCCTTATATAGATGGGGCAATAGATGGACAAATAGGAAAAGTTCAGGTTGTTTTTCCCCCTCATACAAGCTGTTTTGAATGCTATATAAATTCAACACATGAAGAGATATTGAAAAAAAGATTCAGTTGCACAGGGAATGGAATAAAGTATTTTGAGCCAAAAATTGCATCTGATATAAATACCGCAAGCATAATTGCATCTTTCCAAGTTCAAGAAGCATTAAAAATTACTCATTCCATGGAAAATTACATAAGAAATATTTTTTATTATGATGGATCCAGAAACTTTTTTGATATCTTTGAGCTTCCGATAAGCAAGAAATGCAATTGCCACAAAAAATTTATTTATTGA
- a CDS encoding Na+/H+ antiporter subunit E — MRAFIATSIFTFIIWLLLTYSGSIWGIDEIIAGVIFSLICGFIARKIFVKEFKLANPKRWAFIIAYLPRFFYEMAKANLDVAYRVITGKINPGIVKISPKLKSDLSITILANSITLTPGTLSVDIDDEKNLYVHWINVDEKVLEKMPRDYKPICSNFPEWARRIGE, encoded by the coding sequence ATGCGGGCGTTCATAGCAACCTCCATATTTACCTTTATAATTTGGCTTTTGCTCACATATAGTGGCTCAATTTGGGGGATTGATGAGATAATAGCGGGCGTAATTTTTTCATTGATATGTGGTTTTATAGCAAGAAAAATTTTTGTAAAAGAATTTAAGCTTGCGAACCCAAAAAGATGGGCATTTATTATCGCCTATTTGCCTCGCTTTTTCTATGAAATGGCAAAGGCAAACCTTGATGTTGCATATCGTGTTATAACAGGAAAAATAAATCCTGGAATAGTAAAAATATCTCCGAAACTAAAAAGTGATTTATCAATAACAATATTGGCAAACTCAATCACCCTAACGCCTGGCACATTAAGCGTTGACATTGATGATGAAAAAAATCTTTATGTACATTGGATAAATGTTGATGAAAAAGTTTTAGAAAAAATGCCTCGTGATTATAAACCAATTTGCTCAAATTTCCCTGAATGGGCAAGGAGGATAGGAGAATGA
- a CDS encoding ORC1-type DNA replication protein has translation MIFGEKMKDVFHNLLGSESIFKNREVLSHSYIPEILPHREKQIEELAKILAPALRGENPSNVFIYGKTGTGKTAVAKFMGKQIVKKGEELGVPTSFVYINCEIVDTQYRILQNISNHFIKKWEERVPFTGWPTDEVYSKLVETIDRAGGVTIIVLDEVDKVKDDEVLYNLSRINYDLKKAKASIIGVSNDLKFTEFLDPRIKSSLGQENIVFPPYTADELADILRERATIALKEGALEENVIPLCSALAAQEHGDARRALDLLRVAAEIAEREGEKKVTERHVKIAENKIELDRVSEIVRTLPVQSKIVLMAAIIGNEFYDDLTTGDLYEIYKDLCKMSGLGALTQRRVADLISELDMLGIITARVISKGRYGRTREIEVFSPDKIKETIEKSGDLPDLTSYKPKLQNLLSFNIKK, from the coding sequence ATGATTTTTGGGGAGAAAATGAAAGATGTATTCCATAACTTACTGGGCTCAGAAAGCATTTTCAAGAACAGGGAAGTTTTATCTCATTCCTATATTCCAGAAATCTTGCCACATAGAGAAAAACAAATTGAGGAGTTAGCAAAAATACTTGCCCCAGCTTTAAGAGGAGAAAATCCTTCAAATGTTTTTATTTATGGAAAAACTGGTACTGGAAAAACTGCGGTTGCAAAATTTATGGGAAAGCAAATCGTTAAGAAAGGAGAAGAGCTAGGAGTTCCAACAAGTTTTGTTTACATAAATTGTGAAATTGTAGATACCCAGTACAGGATTTTGCAAAACATTTCAAATCATTTCATTAAGAAATGGGAAGAGCGTGTTCCTTTTACTGGATGGCCAACAGATGAAGTTTATTCAAAACTTGTAGAAACAATAGATAGGGCGGGAGGAGTAACAATAATAGTGCTTGATGAAGTAGATAAAGTAAAAGATGATGAAGTTTTATATAATCTATCCCGCATAAATTATGACTTAAAAAAAGCAAAAGCATCAATAATTGGCGTATCAAATGATTTGAAATTCACTGAATTCCTCGACCCGAGAATAAAATCCTCTCTCGGCCAGGAAAATATTGTTTTCCCTCCATATACTGCGGATGAGCTTGCGGATATACTAAGAGAGAGAGCAACAATAGCCCTTAAAGAAGGCGCTCTCGAAGAAAATGTAATTCCCCTCTGCTCCGCGCTCGCCGCCCAGGAGCACGGCGACGCAAGGCGCGCTCTCGATCTGCTTCGTGTGGCTGCGGAAATTGCGGAAAGGGAAGGGGAGAAAAAGGTTACGGAAAGACATGTGAAAATTGCGGAAAATAAAATAGAGCTTGACAGGGTTAGTGAAATTGTAAGGACATTGCCGGTTCAATCAAAAATCGTGCTCATGGCTGCGATAATAGGAAATGAATTTTATGATGACTTGACCACTGGCGATTTATATGAAATATATAAAGATTTATGCAAAATGTCGGGCTTGGGTGCTTTAACCCAAAGGAGGGTTGCTGATTTAATATCTGAACTTGATATGCTCGGAATAATAACCGCGAGAGTGATTTCTAAAGGGAGATATGGAAGGACAAGGGAAATAGAGGTTTTTTCTCCAGATAAAATAAAGGAGACAATTGAAAAAAGCGGTGATTTACCAGATTTAACATCTTATAAGCCAAAGTTACAAAACTTATTAAGTTTTAATATTAAAAAATGA
- a CDS encoding transaldolase: MKIFIDTADIDEIKEAKKWGIVDGVTTNPTLIKIAFEKFKDKMEMEEYIREICRIVDGPVSLEVKGFKEDEMVKEAKILDKKFNEKGNVVIKIPISTSNDEPFEGIKAIKRLEEEGIRTNATLVMSPTQALLVARAGASYVSPFVGRIDDYIRDKLGIKYGKWDYYDYNMIKRVEEKMLEMEGNIPELYKKKAGAYFSDNGLYSGVEVIKSIANIYKAYNFKTKIIAASIRNARQVREIAEIGIDIATIPFNVLKEMIFHQKTQEGVKKFFEDTVEEYRRIFM; encoded by the coding sequence ATGAAAATATTTATTGATACCGCTGATATAGATGAAATAAAGGAGGCAAAAAAGTGGGGCATTGTTGATGGAGTAACTACAAATCCTACCCTAATTAAGATAGCTTTTGAAAAATTCAAAGATAAGATGGAGATGGAAGAATATATAAGGGAAATTTGCAGAATTGTGGATGGACCAGTGAGCTTGGAAGTAAAGGGATTTAAGGAAGATGAGATGGTGAAGGAGGCAAAGATTTTGGATAAAAAATTTAATGAAAAAGGTAATGTTGTGATAAAGATTCCAATTTCTACATCAAATGATGAGCCATTTGAAGGAATAAAAGCAATAAAGAGGCTTGAAGAAGAGGGAATAAGAACAAATGCGACGCTTGTTATGAGCCCGACCCAGGCCCTGCTGGTTGCGAGGGCGGGAGCAAGCTATGTCAGCCCGTTTGTTGGGAGAATTGATGATTATATAAGAGATAAGCTTGGAATAAAGTATGGGAAGTGGGATTATTATGATTACAATATGATTAAAAGGGTTGAAGAAAAGATGCTTGAAATGGAGGGGAATATACCTGAATTATATAAGAAGAAAGCTGGAGCATATTTTTCTGATAATGGATTGTACAGCGGTGTTGAAGTGATAAAAAGTATAGCAAATATATATAAGGCGTATAATTTTAAAACAAAAATAATTGCGGCCAGTATAAGAAATGCCCGCCAGGTTAGGGAAATAGCGGAAATAGGAATAGATATAGCAACAATTCCATTCAATGTTTTAAAGGAGATGATTTTCCATCAAAAAACTCAGGAAGGGGTTAAAAAATTTTTTGAGGATACTGTTGAGGAGTATAGAAGAATATTCATGTAA
- a CDS encoding saccharopine dehydrogenase NADP-binding domain-containing protein: protein MALVLGAGKMGRAIAYDLMKQGIDVRICDIREANIKNFFKMNVRNEEDLEREMKKEDIAISALPYDFNYKIAKIAIKTKTDFLDLGGNSEIVKKELMLDDKAKKEGISIIPDCGLAPGMTNIIAYHIWNNSKEVHIRVGGLPQKPRGALKYSLFFSVHGLLNEYIEDSIIIRDGKVCRVKSLSGVEKIHFRGFKNLEAFYTHGGTSTLLETMKGVRDLDYKTIRYRGHAEKIRVLKELGFFEKSARKFTEKILEKTLSKDEKDVVLARIYTENNSAELLDYYDEKENFSAMARTTGFSTSIIAKMVINGEIEKGAKPPELAVDGNKFLKELKKRRIIWEIT, encoded by the coding sequence ATGGCTCTTGTTCTTGGTGCGGGGAAGATGGGAAGGGCAATTGCATATGATCTAATGAAGCAAGGTATAGATGTCAGGATATGCGATATAAGGGAAGCGAATATAAAGAATTTTTTTAAAATGAATGTGAGAAATGAGGAAGATTTGGAAAGGGAAATGAAGAAGGAAGATATTGCAATAAGTGCTCTTCCTTATGATTTCAATTACAAAATTGCAAAAATTGCAATAAAAACAAAGACAGATTTTCTTGATTTAGGAGGAAATAGTGAAATCGTAAAAAAGGAGTTAATGCTTGATGATAAAGCTAAAAAAGAGGGAATAAGTATAATACCTGACTGCGGGCTTGCTCCAGGAATGACAAATATAATTGCTTATCATATATGGAATAATTCAAAAGAGGTGCATATTAGGGTTGGTGGCTTGCCTCAAAAACCAAGAGGAGCTCTAAAATATTCCCTATTTTTCTCGGTTCATGGGCTCTTAAATGAATATATAGAGGATTCAATAATAATAAGAGATGGGAAAGTTTGCAGAGTTAAATCTCTTAGTGGAGTAGAAAAAATTCATTTTAGAGGATTTAAAAATTTAGAGGCATTTTATACCCATGGAGGCACATCAACTTTGCTTGAAACAATGAAAGGCGTAAGGGATTTAGATTATAAAACAATAAGATATAGAGGGCATGCAGAAAAAATCAGGGTTTTGAAGGAATTAGGTTTTTTTGAAAAATCCGCAAGAAAATTTACAGAAAAAATTCTTGAGAAAACCCTTTCCAAAGATGAAAAGGATGTTGTTCTCGCTAGAATATATACTGAAAACAATTCTGCGGAGCTTCTGGATTATTATGATGAAAAAGAAAATTTTTCCGCAATGGCAAGGACAACTGGTTTTTCAACATCGATAATTGCAAAGATGGTCATTAATGGAGAAATAGAAAAAGGAGCTAAACCGCCGGAGCTTGCGGTAGATGGAAATAAATTTTTAAAGGAATTGAAGAAAAGAAGAATAATCTGGGAAATTACATGA
- a CDS encoding PKD domain-containing protein, which yields MNGNERAVFLSIDVYPARYRKEDKIVEWCSEIEININYNLLINLETDDIYNFVIICEDAFANSLQNFVNHKSRISTKVLKLNDISSGRYFNRQGRDSAEQIKYFIKNAVENWNTYSVLLVGSNVPSREVHVRYENDNEIFVSDLYYADIYSGDGTFSSWDTNKNNVFAEINWGPTDDELDLYPDVHLARIPCIDSNELATIVNKIINYENSNAYSQEWFKHLIAVGGDSFTGNDVLEGEYANKYVINLMSDFTSTKVWVSEDNLATKGPLNNAINSGAGFIHFSGHGNTNIWATHPYNDEETWLPKPTGGYLSFDIELLRNGEKLPIVITGACSISKFNKDKSCFSYAWLKNPNGGGIASFGATGLGWSYVGKDVTKGLNEGIVIETFKAYKNGATSLGEMWTRPINSYIQTYRMKQVLDYKTVLEWECFGDPTLILRVPSLPPNKPDRPIGETSVKIKKEYTYQTSTTDPDGDKIYYIFDWGDGAITQVGPFESGATATAIHTWERSGNYIVRVRAKDEHGAVSEWSDSLPVRMQMSKTLKLLSRILKFFQDSLIKIHF from the coding sequence TTGAATGGAAATGAAAGAGCGGTATTTTTAAGCATAGATGTATATCCGGCGAGGTACCGAAAGGAAGATAAGATTGTTGAATGGTGCAGTGAGATAGAGATAAATATAAACTATAATTTACTTATTAATTTAGAAACAGATGACATTTACAATTTTGTAATTATATGCGAAGATGCTTTTGCAAATAGCTTACAAAATTTTGTTAATCATAAAAGCAGAATTTCTACAAAAGTTTTAAAATTAAATGATATATCAAGCGGAAGATATTTTAACAGACAAGGAAGAGATAGTGCGGAACAGATAAAGTACTTCATTAAAAATGCCGTTGAGAACTGGAATACTTATAGTGTTTTACTTGTTGGTTCAAATGTGCCATCGAGAGAAGTTCATGTTAGATATGAAAATGATAATGAGATATTTGTATCAGATCTTTACTATGCTGATATCTATAGCGGGGACGGTACTTTCTCTAGCTGGGATACAAATAAAAACAATGTTTTTGCAGAGATAAATTGGGGTCCAACAGATGATGAACTGGATTTGTACCCCGATGTCCATCTAGCCAGAATACCTTGTATTGATAGCAATGAACTTGCAACAATTGTCAATAAAATAATCAACTATGAAAACAGCAACGCATACTCACAAGAGTGGTTTAAACATCTGATAGCAGTAGGTGGTGACAGTTTTACTGGAAATGATGTGCTAGAGGGAGAATATGCGAATAAATATGTTATTAATTTAATGAGTGATTTTACATCAACTAAAGTATGGGTATCTGAGGATAACCTAGCTACGAAAGGGCCATTAAATAATGCTATAAATTCTGGTGCGGGATTTATTCATTTTTCTGGACACGGAAATACAAATATATGGGCAACTCATCCTTACAATGATGAAGAAACATGGCTTCCAAAACCAACAGGAGGGTATTTAAGCTTTGATATAGAATTGCTAAGAAATGGAGAAAAGCTCCCTATAGTTATAACCGGCGCATGTAGTATTAGCAAGTTCAACAAAGATAAGAGTTGTTTTTCCTATGCATGGCTTAAAAATCCAAATGGTGGGGGTATAGCATCTTTTGGGGCAACTGGCTTGGGCTGGAGCTATGTTGGTAAAGATGTTACAAAAGGCCTTAATGAAGGTATAGTAATTGAGACTTTTAAAGCTTATAAAAACGGCGCCACATCTTTAGGTGAAATGTGGACTAGGCCAATCAATAGTTACATACAAACCTATAGAATGAAACAAGTTTTGGATTATAAAACAGTTCTTGAATGGGAATGCTTTGGGGATCCTACTTTAATTTTAAGAGTACCTTCTCTGCCACCAAATAAACCCGATAGACCAATTGGAGAAACAAGTGTAAAGATAAAAAAAGAATACACTTATCAAACTTCAACTACAGATCCAGATGGAGATAAAATCTACTACATATTTGATTGGGGAGATGGAGCAATTACTCAAGTTGGTCCATTTGAAAGTGGGGCAACAGCCACCGCAATCCATACATGGGAGAGATCAGGAAATTACATTGTAAGGGTTAGAGCAAAAGATGAGCACGGTGCTGTTAGCGAGTGGTCAGATTCACTCCCTGTTAGAATGCAGATGAGTAAAACCCTTAAATTACTTTCAAGAATTTTAAAATTTTTCCAAGATTCTTTAATCAAAATTCATTTTTAA